From one Catharus ustulatus isolate bCatUst1 chromosome 1, bCatUst1.pri.v2, whole genome shotgun sequence genomic stretch:
- the ZNF830 gene encoding zinc finger protein 830: MAAAGAGAGRKQVRQEELRRLMREKQRQNAGKKRIDSPFAKYNSLGHLSCSLCNAPVKSELLWQTHVLGKQHRERVAELKGTKQTATGSAAGTSSHPVKRKTIETENTDLKRVKGTDEKPHTSSSGLPADFFDEAEKDSASVQLSKGPGPSLLSGNYDDDDDDEEEEQEQSSKSSVHKTEIPPPAQEVIANSLPADFFDTKTPAAPIVSHSGSIQKAEIQEKVVERKENTAEALPEGFFDDPEVDAKVRKVDAPKDQMDKEWDEFQKAMRQVNTISEAIVAEDDEEGRLDRQIGEIDEQMSLRNRQDEMKEKLKEAMRLRAAQEKEEEDVGSEDEEELQDLLSQDWRVKGALL; this comes from the exons ATggcggcggccggggcgggcgcggggcggaAGCAGGTGCGGCAGGAGGAGCTGCGGCGCCTCATGAGGGAGAAGCAGCGCCAGAACGCGGGCAAGAAGCGCATCGACTCGCCCTTCGCCAA GTACAACAGCCTGGGgcacctgagctgctccctgtgcaacGCGCCCGTGAAGAGCGAGCTGCTGTGGCAGACCCACGTCCTGGGCAAGCAGCACCGGGAG agAGTTGCAGAATTAAAAGGCACAAAGCAGACGGCCACCggctcagctgctggcacatCATCTCATCCTGtcaagagaaaaacaattgaGACGGAAAATACAGACCTAAAGAGAGTAAAAG GTACAGATGAAAAGCCACACACGTCTTCGTCGGG GCTGCCAGCAGACTTTTTTGATGAAGCAGAGAAAGACAGCGCCAGTGTACAGCTTTCCAAGGGCCCAGGTCCCAGTTTATTGTCAGGGAATTACGATGATGACGACgatgatgaagaggaggaaCAAGAACAGTCAAGCAAATCTTCTGTgcataaaactgaaattccaCCTCCAGCTCAAGAAGTAATAGCTAATTCTCTGCCTGCAG ACTTTTTTGACACCAAAACTCCAGCTGCTCCTATAGTTTCCCATTCAGGATCCATACAGAAAGCAGAGATACAAGAGAAGGTAGTTGAAAG gaaagaaaacactgctgaAGCTTTGCCAGAAGGTTTCTTTGATGATCCTGAAGTGGATGCAAAA GTGAGAAAAGTTGATGCTCCAAAGGATCAGATGGACAAAGAATGGGATGAATTTCAAAAGGCAATGCGACAGGTCAACACA ATTTCAGAAGCAATAGTGGCAGAAGATGATGAGGAGGGACGACTAGATCGCCAGATTGGAGAAATTGATGAGCAGATGT CTTTGCGGAACCGCCAGGACGAGATGAAGGAGAAGTTAAAGGAAGCCATGAGATTAAGAGCAGCAcaagagaaagaggaggaggatgttgGTAGTGAAGATGAAGAAGAGCTGCAGGATTTGCTCTCACAAGACTGGCGGGTGAAAGGGGCTTTATTGTAG
- the BAG1 gene encoding BAG family molecular chaperone regulator 1, with translation MAAPGAPVTVTVTYSNEKHSIQVASQQEDGEPTLQDMAVLIEQVTGVPVPFQKLIYKGKSLKELEQPLSALGVKNGCKVMLIGKRNSPEEEAELKKLKDLEKSVEQIANKLEEVNKEFTSIQKGFLAKDLQAEALKQLDKRIKGTAEQFMKTLEQIDAISLPENFSDCKLKKKGLVKRVQVFLAQCDTIEGNIGQEMDKLQSKNLALAE, from the exons ATGGCGGCGCCCGGAGCGCCGGTGACCGTCACCGTCACTTACA GTAATGAAAAGCATAGTATTCAAGTTGCTTCTCAGCAAGAAGATGGTGAACCTACACTACAAGATATGGCTGTACTTATTGAACAAGTCACTGGAGTCCCAGTTCCTTTTCAGAAACTGATATACAAAG GAAAGTCTCTGAAAGAATTGGAACAACCATTATCAGCACTTGGTGTTAAAAATGGTTGCAAAGTCATGTTGATTGGGAAAAGG AATAGTCCAGAAGAAGAGGCTGAATTAAAGAAGTTAAAAGATTTGGAGAAGTCAGTGGAGCAAATAGCTAATAAGTTAGAGGAAGTTAATAAAGAGTTCACAAGTATCCAGAAG ggaTTTTTAGCAAAGGATCTCCAAGCAGAAGCACTAAAACAGCTGGACAAGAGGATAAAAGGAACTGCAGAGCAGTTCATGAAGACCCTTGAACAGATTGATGCCATT AGTCTGCCAGAGAATTTCAGTGActgcaaactgaaaaagaagGGGTTGGTCAAGAGGGTCCAG GTTTTTCTTGCCCAGTGTGATACCATTGAAGGGAATATTGGTCAAGAAATGGACAAGCTACAGTCAAAGAATTTGGCACTGGCAGAATGA
- the CHMP5 gene encoding charged multivesicular body protein 5 — MNRFFGKAKPKAPPPSLTDCIGTVDSRAESIDKKIARLDAELVKYKDQMKKMREGPAKNTVKQKALRVLKQKRMYEQQRDNLSQQSFNMEQANYTIQALKDTKTTVDAMKLGVKEMKKAYKQVKIDQIEDIQDQLEDMMEEANEVQEALSRSYGTPEIDEDDLEAELDALGDELLADEDNSYLDEAASAPAIPEVTPTDTKNKDGVLVDEFGLPKIPAT, encoded by the exons ATGAACCGCTTCTTCGGCAAGGCGAAGCCGAAGGCGCCGCCGCCCAGCCTCACCGACTGCATCGGGACG GTGGATAGCAGAGCTGAGTCAATTGACAAGAAAATTGCTAGGCTTGATGCAGAGCTAGTGAAGTATAAGgatcaaatgaagaaaatgagagaggGACCTGCAAAG AATACAGTAAAGCAGAAAGCATTGAGAGTGTTAAAGCAGAAGCGAAT gtaCGAACAACAGAGGGATAACCTGTCACAGCAGTCTTTTAATATGGAACAAGCTAATTACACTATTCAGGCACTGAAGGATACAAAGACAACG GTGGATGCAATGAAACTGGGGgtgaaagaaatgaagaaagctTACAAGCAAGTCAAGATTGATCAAATTGAG GACATACAAGATCAATTGGAAGATATGATGGAAGAAGCCAATGAAGTCCAGGAGGCACTGAGTCGTAGCTATGGAACACCAGAGATTGATGAAGATGATTTGGAAGCAG AACTGGATGCATTAGGTGATGAGCTTTTAGCTGATGAAGACAATTCCTACTTAGATGAAGCCGCATCCGCTCCAGCAATCCCAGAGGTCACTCCTACAGACACAAAAAACAAA GATGGCGTATTGGTGGATGAATTTGGGTTGCCAAAGATTCCTGCAACATAA